Proteins encoded within one genomic window of Oncorhynchus nerka isolate Pitt River linkage group LG17, Oner_Uvic_2.0, whole genome shotgun sequence:
- the LOC115144943 gene encoding ER degradation-enhancing alpha-mannosidase-like protein 3 isoform X3 — protein sequence MWTVLWFRPATMSTLLLLLLLSNLCRLGQSMSREEKLKLRNQVVEMFDHAYSNYMDHAYPADELMPLTCRGRVRGQEPSRGDVDDALGKFSLTLIDTLDTLVLLNKTTEFEEAVRRVLRDVRLDNDIVVSVFETNIRVLGGLLGGHSMAVMLKDTGYHMQWYQDELLHMAKDVGLRLLPAFNTSSGLPYPRVNLKHGLRSPESRTGTETDTCTACAGTIILEFAALSRFTGDPVFEVHARRALDFLWEKRQRNSNLVGTTINIHSGEWVRRDSGVGAGIDSYYEYLLKAYILLGDDLFLQRFNIHYASIMKYISQPPLLLDVHIHKPLLPARTWMDSLLAFFPGLQVLKGDIRPAIETHEMLYQVTKKHNFLPEAFTTDFRVHWAQHPLRPEFAESTYFLYKATKDPYYLEVGRTVLDNLNRFARVPCGFAAMKDVRTGSHEDRMDSFFLAEMFKYLFLLFAEEEDLTFNVEDYIFTTEAHLLPLSLSTAPHAPSPANATSEEELDDSNYDWTCPNTRLLFPDPAFPRNLRDPIRSAVDKSCPRPAIHREPGMGRPPLRAQDFMANNPDHLELLRRMGVSLIHLKDGRVQLVQHATQAVSAVAAEDGMRFMQEMMELSSQQQKEQLPPRAVQIVSHPFFGRVVLTSGPAQFGTDLSKSITGVRGFVTVAEPYSGCAELSNAAFVQGRIALLQRGQCMFAEKARHIMKAGAIGGIVIDDNEGSSSDTAPLFQMAGDGRNTDDVTLPLLFLFYKEGNILLEALKEYREVEVLLSDKARDRASIFKGEPLPGILLESRRDVQEEEEDCSTDQTSPIPAATLDQSHVRTVEQDESAPHNEEVTPEEDVGPAIKRNPEPEEEPEVDKDSSRKFVEAMMADWREDLEAFQQMEDEL from the exons ATGTGGACGGTGTTGTGGTTCCGCCCTGCAACAATGTCAACCCTATTGTTGCTGCTATTGCTGAGCAACTTATGCAGGCTGGGACAGTCTATGTCACGAGAGGAGAAGCTCAAGCTGAG GAACCAAGTGGTTGAGATGTTTGACCATGCTTATTCCAATTATATG GACCATGCATACCCAGCAGATGAGTTGATGCCTCTGACGTGTCGGGGGAGGGTGCGTGGGCAGGAGCCCAGTCGGGGAGACGTGGACGACGCACTGGGGAA GTTCTCTCTCACCCTCATCGACACCTTGGACACTCTAGTG CTCTTAAATAAGACGACAGAGTTTGAAGAAGCAGTGAGGAGAGTGTTGAGAGATGTGCGACTGGACAATGACATCGTGGTGTCTGTTTTTGAGACCAACATCCGTGTGCTGGG AGGGCTGCTAGGGGGCCACTCCATGGCGGTGATGCTGAAGGATACAGGGTATCACATGCAGTGGTACCAGGATGAGCTGCTCCACATGGCCAAAGACGTGGGTCTCAGACTCCTGCCTGCCTTCAACACCAGCAGTGGCCTGCCTTACCCCAGG GTAAACTTGAAGCATGGCCTCAGGAGTCCTGAGAGTCGGACGGGCACAGAGACGGACACCTGTACAGCTTGTGCTGGCACAATTATCCTGGAGTTCGCTGCCTTGAGTCGCTTCACTGGGGACCCTGTGTTTGAG GTCCATGCACGGAGAGCCCTCGACTTCTTGTgggagaagaggcagaggaaTAGCAACCTGGTGGGAACAACCATCAACATCCACTCAGGAGAGTGGGTCcgcaggg ACAGCGGAGTGGGAGCAGGGATTGACTCGTATTATGAGTACCTGCTCAAGGCCTATATTCTCCTGGGAGATGACCTGTTTCTGCAGCGCTTCAACATT CACTATGCGTCTATAATGAAGTACATCAGCCAGCCTCCTCTCCTGCTGGACGTTCACATCCACAAGCCTCTGCTGCCTGCTCGCACCTGGATGGACTCCCTCCTGGCCTTCTTCCCTGGGCTGCAG GTGTTGAAGGGAGATATCCGGCCGGCCATTGAGACCCATGAGATGCTCTATCAAGTCACCAAGAAACACAACTTCCTCCCAGAG GCATTCACCACTGATTTCAGGGTACATTGGGCTCAGCATCCACTAAGACCTGAGTTTGCAGAGAGCACCTATTTCCTGTACAAG GCTACCAAAGACCCCTACTACCTGGAGGTAGGCCGCACGGTGCTGGACAACCTGAACCGATTTGCCCGGGTCCCCTGTGGCTTTGCTGCCATGAAGGATGTTCGCACCGGGAGCCACGAGGACCG AATGGACTCCTTCTTCTTGGCAGAGATGTTCAAGTACCTGTTCCTGCTGTTTGCGGAAGAGGAAGATCTGACGTTTAATGTTGAGGATTATATCTTCACCACCGAGGCACACCTtctgcccctgtccctgtccactgcgCCTCACGCCCCCTCTCCTGCCAACGCCACG TCAGAGGAGGAGTTGGATGACTCTAACTATGATTGGACCTGCCCCAACACACGCCTCCTTTTCCCCGACCCCGCCTTTCCACGGAACCTCCGAGATCCAATCAGGAGTGCTGTGGACAAGAGTTGTCCCCGTCCTGCCATTCACCG TGAGCCGGGGATGGGTCGCCCACCTCTGAGGGCTCAGGACTTCATGGCCAACAACCCTGATCACCTGGAGCTGCTGAGGAGGATGGGAGTCAGCCTTATACACCTTAAAGACGGCAGAGTGCAGCTGGTCCAACACGCTACACAG GCGGTCAGTGCTGTGGCAGCAGAGGACGGCATGCGATTCATGCAGGAGATGATGGAGCTGTCCAGCCAGCAGCAGAAGGAGCAGCTCCCTCCGCGCGCTGTGCAGATAGTCTCTCACCCCTTCTTCGGCAGAGTGGTGCTGACTTCTGGCCCAGCACAGTTTGGCACAGATCTTTCCAAGAGCATCACGGGG GTTCGTGGGTTTGTGACAGTGGCTGAACCATACAGTGGCTGTGCCGAACTGAGCAACGCTGCCTTTGTACAGGGCCGCATTGCTCTGCTGCAGCGAGGCCAATGTATGTTTGCTGAGAAGGCCAGACACATCATGAAGGCTGGGGCCATCGGAGGCATCGTCATCG ATGACAACGAGGGTAGCAGCAGTGACACTGCTCCCCTCTTCCAGATGGCCGGCGACGGCCGCAACACAGACGACGTCACTttgcccctcctcttcctcttctacaAGGAAGGCAATATCCTGTTGGAGGCTCTCAAGGAGTACAGGGAGGTGGAGGTGCTGCTGAGCGACAAGGCCAGAGACAGAG CCTCTATATTCAAAGGTGAACCTCTCCCTGGCATCCTGCTGGAAAGCA GGAGGGATgttcaggaggaggaggaagactgTTCAACAGACCAAACTTCACCTATCCCTGCCGCAACTCTCGACCAGTCACACGTGAGGACTGTGGAGCAGGATGAATCAGCTCCCCACAATGAGGAAGTGACTCCTGAGGAAGATGTGGGACCTGCCATTAAGAGGAACCCTGAGCCAGAGGAGGAGCCTGAGGTTGACAAGGACTCTAGCAGAAAATTTGTGGAAGCCATGATGGCTGATTGGCGAGAGGACTTAGAAGCGTTTCAGCAGATGGAGGATGAGCTTTGA
- the LOC115144943 gene encoding ER degradation-enhancing alpha-mannosidase-like protein 3 isoform X1 → MWTVLWFRPATMSTLLLLLLLSNLCRLGQSMSREEKLKLRNQVVEMFDHAYSNYMDHAYPADELMPLTCRGRVRGQEPSRGDVDDALGKFSLTLIDTLDTLVLLNKTTEFEEAVRRVLRDVRLDNDIVVSVFETNIRVLGGLLGGHSMAVMLKDTGYHMQWYQDELLHMAKDVGLRLLPAFNTSSGLPYPRVNLKHGLRSPESRTGTETDTCTACAGTIILEFAALSRFTGDPVFEVHARRALDFLWEKRQRNSNLVGTTINIHSGEWVRRDSGVGAGIDSYYEYLLKAYILLGDDLFLQRFNIHYASIMKYISQPPLLLDVHIHKPLLPARTWMDSLLAFFPGLQVLKGDIRPAIETHEMLYQVTKKHNFLPEAFTTDFRVHWAQHPLRPEFAESTYFLYKATKDPYYLEVGRTVLDNLNRFARVPCGFAAMKDVRTGSHEDRMDSFFLAEMFKYLFLLFAEEEDLTFNVEDYIFTTEAHLLPLSLSTAPHAPSPANATVQAPSLPHLSAYVKSLWSEEELDDSNYDWTCPNTRLLFPDPAFPRNLRDPIRSAVDKSCPRPAIHREPGMGRPPLRAQDFMANNPDHLELLRRMGVSLIHLKDGRVQLVQHATQAVSAVAAEDGMRFMQEMMELSSQQQKEQLPPRAVQIVSHPFFGRVVLTSGPAQFGTDLSKSITGVRGFVTVAEPYSGCAELSNAAFVQGRIALLQRGQCMFAEKARHIMKAGAIGGIVIDDNEGSSSDTAPLFQMAGDGRNTDDVTLPLLFLFYKEGNILLEALKEYREVEVLLSDKARDRASIFKGEPLPGILLESRRDVQEEEEDCSTDQTSPIPAATLDQSHVRTVEQDESAPHNEEVTPEEDVGPAIKRNPEPEEEPEVDKDSSRKFVEAMMADWREDLEAFQQMEDEL, encoded by the exons ATGTGGACGGTGTTGTGGTTCCGCCCTGCAACAATGTCAACCCTATTGTTGCTGCTATTGCTGAGCAACTTATGCAGGCTGGGACAGTCTATGTCACGAGAGGAGAAGCTCAAGCTGAG GAACCAAGTGGTTGAGATGTTTGACCATGCTTATTCCAATTATATG GACCATGCATACCCAGCAGATGAGTTGATGCCTCTGACGTGTCGGGGGAGGGTGCGTGGGCAGGAGCCCAGTCGGGGAGACGTGGACGACGCACTGGGGAA GTTCTCTCTCACCCTCATCGACACCTTGGACACTCTAGTG CTCTTAAATAAGACGACAGAGTTTGAAGAAGCAGTGAGGAGAGTGTTGAGAGATGTGCGACTGGACAATGACATCGTGGTGTCTGTTTTTGAGACCAACATCCGTGTGCTGGG AGGGCTGCTAGGGGGCCACTCCATGGCGGTGATGCTGAAGGATACAGGGTATCACATGCAGTGGTACCAGGATGAGCTGCTCCACATGGCCAAAGACGTGGGTCTCAGACTCCTGCCTGCCTTCAACACCAGCAGTGGCCTGCCTTACCCCAGG GTAAACTTGAAGCATGGCCTCAGGAGTCCTGAGAGTCGGACGGGCACAGAGACGGACACCTGTACAGCTTGTGCTGGCACAATTATCCTGGAGTTCGCTGCCTTGAGTCGCTTCACTGGGGACCCTGTGTTTGAG GTCCATGCACGGAGAGCCCTCGACTTCTTGTgggagaagaggcagaggaaTAGCAACCTGGTGGGAACAACCATCAACATCCACTCAGGAGAGTGGGTCcgcaggg ACAGCGGAGTGGGAGCAGGGATTGACTCGTATTATGAGTACCTGCTCAAGGCCTATATTCTCCTGGGAGATGACCTGTTTCTGCAGCGCTTCAACATT CACTATGCGTCTATAATGAAGTACATCAGCCAGCCTCCTCTCCTGCTGGACGTTCACATCCACAAGCCTCTGCTGCCTGCTCGCACCTGGATGGACTCCCTCCTGGCCTTCTTCCCTGGGCTGCAG GTGTTGAAGGGAGATATCCGGCCGGCCATTGAGACCCATGAGATGCTCTATCAAGTCACCAAGAAACACAACTTCCTCCCAGAG GCATTCACCACTGATTTCAGGGTACATTGGGCTCAGCATCCACTAAGACCTGAGTTTGCAGAGAGCACCTATTTCCTGTACAAG GCTACCAAAGACCCCTACTACCTGGAGGTAGGCCGCACGGTGCTGGACAACCTGAACCGATTTGCCCGGGTCCCCTGTGGCTTTGCTGCCATGAAGGATGTTCGCACCGGGAGCCACGAGGACCG AATGGACTCCTTCTTCTTGGCAGAGATGTTCAAGTACCTGTTCCTGCTGTTTGCGGAAGAGGAAGATCTGACGTTTAATGTTGAGGATTATATCTTCACCACCGAGGCACACCTtctgcccctgtccctgtccactgcgCCTCACGCCCCCTCTCCTGCCAACGCCACGGTACAGGCTCCATCTCTGCCTCATCTCTCCGCCTATGTCAAATCTCTTTGG TCAGAGGAGGAGTTGGATGACTCTAACTATGATTGGACCTGCCCCAACACACGCCTCCTTTTCCCCGACCCCGCCTTTCCACGGAACCTCCGAGATCCAATCAGGAGTGCTGTGGACAAGAGTTGTCCCCGTCCTGCCATTCACCG TGAGCCGGGGATGGGTCGCCCACCTCTGAGGGCTCAGGACTTCATGGCCAACAACCCTGATCACCTGGAGCTGCTGAGGAGGATGGGAGTCAGCCTTATACACCTTAAAGACGGCAGAGTGCAGCTGGTCCAACACGCTACACAG GCGGTCAGTGCTGTGGCAGCAGAGGACGGCATGCGATTCATGCAGGAGATGATGGAGCTGTCCAGCCAGCAGCAGAAGGAGCAGCTCCCTCCGCGCGCTGTGCAGATAGTCTCTCACCCCTTCTTCGGCAGAGTGGTGCTGACTTCTGGCCCAGCACAGTTTGGCACAGATCTTTCCAAGAGCATCACGGGG GTTCGTGGGTTTGTGACAGTGGCTGAACCATACAGTGGCTGTGCCGAACTGAGCAACGCTGCCTTTGTACAGGGCCGCATTGCTCTGCTGCAGCGAGGCCAATGTATGTTTGCTGAGAAGGCCAGACACATCATGAAGGCTGGGGCCATCGGAGGCATCGTCATCG ATGACAACGAGGGTAGCAGCAGTGACACTGCTCCCCTCTTCCAGATGGCCGGCGACGGCCGCAACACAGACGACGTCACTttgcccctcctcttcctcttctacaAGGAAGGCAATATCCTGTTGGAGGCTCTCAAGGAGTACAGGGAGGTGGAGGTGCTGCTGAGCGACAAGGCCAGAGACAGAG CCTCTATATTCAAAGGTGAACCTCTCCCTGGCATCCTGCTGGAAAGCA GGAGGGATgttcaggaggaggaggaagactgTTCAACAGACCAAACTTCACCTATCCCTGCCGCAACTCTCGACCAGTCACACGTGAGGACTGTGGAGCAGGATGAATCAGCTCCCCACAATGAGGAAGTGACTCCTGAGGAAGATGTGGGACCTGCCATTAAGAGGAACCCTGAGCCAGAGGAGGAGCCTGAGGTTGACAAGGACTCTAGCAGAAAATTTGTGGAAGCCATGATGGCTGATTGGCGAGAGGACTTAGAAGCGTTTCAGCAGATGGAGGATGAGCTTTGA
- the LOC115144943 gene encoding ER degradation-enhancing alpha-mannosidase-like protein 3 isoform X2, with protein MWTVLWFRPATMSTLLLLLLLSNLCRLGQSMSREEKLKLRNQVVEMFDHAYSNYMDHAYPADELMPLTCRGRVRGQEPSRGDVDDALGKFSLTLIDTLDTLVLLNKTTEFEEAVRRVLRDVRLDNDIVVSVFETNIRVLGGLLGGHSMAVMLKDTGYHMQWYQDELLHMAKDVGLRLLPAFNTSSGLPYPRVNLKHGLRSPESRTGTETDTCTACAGTIILEFAALSRFTGDPVFEVHARRALDFLWEKRQRNSNLVGTTINIHSGEWVRRDSGVGAGIDSYYEYLLKAYILLGDDLFLQRFNIHYASIMKYISQPPLLLDVHIHKPLLPARTWMDSLLAFFPGLQVLKGDIRPAIETHEMLYQVTKKHNFLPEAFTTDFRVHWAQHPLRPEFAESTYFLYKATKDPYYLEVGRTVLDNLNRFARVPCGFAAMKDVRTGSHEDRMDSFFLAEMFKYLFLLFAEEEDLTFNVEDYIFTTEAHLLPLSLSTAPHAPSPANATVQAPSLPHLSAYVKSLWSEEELDDSNYDWTCPNTRLLFPDPAFPRNLRDPIRSAVDKSCPRPAIHREPGMGRPPLRAQDFMANNPDHLELLRRMGVSLIHLKDGRVQLVQHATQAVSAVAAEDGMRFMQEMMELSSQQQKEQLPPRAVQIVSHPFFGRVVLTSGPAQFGTDLSKSITGVRGFVTVAEPYSGCAELSNAAFVQGRIALLQRGQCMFAEKARHIMKAGAIGGIVIDDNEGSSSDTAPLFQMAGDGRNTDDVTLPLLFLFYKEGNILLEALKEYREVEVLLSDKARDRGRDVQEEEEDCSTDQTSPIPAATLDQSHVRTVEQDESAPHNEEVTPEEDVGPAIKRNPEPEEEPEVDKDSSRKFVEAMMADWREDLEAFQQMEDEL; from the exons ATGTGGACGGTGTTGTGGTTCCGCCCTGCAACAATGTCAACCCTATTGTTGCTGCTATTGCTGAGCAACTTATGCAGGCTGGGACAGTCTATGTCACGAGAGGAGAAGCTCAAGCTGAG GAACCAAGTGGTTGAGATGTTTGACCATGCTTATTCCAATTATATG GACCATGCATACCCAGCAGATGAGTTGATGCCTCTGACGTGTCGGGGGAGGGTGCGTGGGCAGGAGCCCAGTCGGGGAGACGTGGACGACGCACTGGGGAA GTTCTCTCTCACCCTCATCGACACCTTGGACACTCTAGTG CTCTTAAATAAGACGACAGAGTTTGAAGAAGCAGTGAGGAGAGTGTTGAGAGATGTGCGACTGGACAATGACATCGTGGTGTCTGTTTTTGAGACCAACATCCGTGTGCTGGG AGGGCTGCTAGGGGGCCACTCCATGGCGGTGATGCTGAAGGATACAGGGTATCACATGCAGTGGTACCAGGATGAGCTGCTCCACATGGCCAAAGACGTGGGTCTCAGACTCCTGCCTGCCTTCAACACCAGCAGTGGCCTGCCTTACCCCAGG GTAAACTTGAAGCATGGCCTCAGGAGTCCTGAGAGTCGGACGGGCACAGAGACGGACACCTGTACAGCTTGTGCTGGCACAATTATCCTGGAGTTCGCTGCCTTGAGTCGCTTCACTGGGGACCCTGTGTTTGAG GTCCATGCACGGAGAGCCCTCGACTTCTTGTgggagaagaggcagaggaaTAGCAACCTGGTGGGAACAACCATCAACATCCACTCAGGAGAGTGGGTCcgcaggg ACAGCGGAGTGGGAGCAGGGATTGACTCGTATTATGAGTACCTGCTCAAGGCCTATATTCTCCTGGGAGATGACCTGTTTCTGCAGCGCTTCAACATT CACTATGCGTCTATAATGAAGTACATCAGCCAGCCTCCTCTCCTGCTGGACGTTCACATCCACAAGCCTCTGCTGCCTGCTCGCACCTGGATGGACTCCCTCCTGGCCTTCTTCCCTGGGCTGCAG GTGTTGAAGGGAGATATCCGGCCGGCCATTGAGACCCATGAGATGCTCTATCAAGTCACCAAGAAACACAACTTCCTCCCAGAG GCATTCACCACTGATTTCAGGGTACATTGGGCTCAGCATCCACTAAGACCTGAGTTTGCAGAGAGCACCTATTTCCTGTACAAG GCTACCAAAGACCCCTACTACCTGGAGGTAGGCCGCACGGTGCTGGACAACCTGAACCGATTTGCCCGGGTCCCCTGTGGCTTTGCTGCCATGAAGGATGTTCGCACCGGGAGCCACGAGGACCG AATGGACTCCTTCTTCTTGGCAGAGATGTTCAAGTACCTGTTCCTGCTGTTTGCGGAAGAGGAAGATCTGACGTTTAATGTTGAGGATTATATCTTCACCACCGAGGCACACCTtctgcccctgtccctgtccactgcgCCTCACGCCCCCTCTCCTGCCAACGCCACGGTACAGGCTCCATCTCTGCCTCATCTCTCCGCCTATGTCAAATCTCTTTGG TCAGAGGAGGAGTTGGATGACTCTAACTATGATTGGACCTGCCCCAACACACGCCTCCTTTTCCCCGACCCCGCCTTTCCACGGAACCTCCGAGATCCAATCAGGAGTGCTGTGGACAAGAGTTGTCCCCGTCCTGCCATTCACCG TGAGCCGGGGATGGGTCGCCCACCTCTGAGGGCTCAGGACTTCATGGCCAACAACCCTGATCACCTGGAGCTGCTGAGGAGGATGGGAGTCAGCCTTATACACCTTAAAGACGGCAGAGTGCAGCTGGTCCAACACGCTACACAG GCGGTCAGTGCTGTGGCAGCAGAGGACGGCATGCGATTCATGCAGGAGATGATGGAGCTGTCCAGCCAGCAGCAGAAGGAGCAGCTCCCTCCGCGCGCTGTGCAGATAGTCTCTCACCCCTTCTTCGGCAGAGTGGTGCTGACTTCTGGCCCAGCACAGTTTGGCACAGATCTTTCCAAGAGCATCACGGGG GTTCGTGGGTTTGTGACAGTGGCTGAACCATACAGTGGCTGTGCCGAACTGAGCAACGCTGCCTTTGTACAGGGCCGCATTGCTCTGCTGCAGCGAGGCCAATGTATGTTTGCTGAGAAGGCCAGACACATCATGAAGGCTGGGGCCATCGGAGGCATCGTCATCG ATGACAACGAGGGTAGCAGCAGTGACACTGCTCCCCTCTTCCAGATGGCCGGCGACGGCCGCAACACAGACGACGTCACTttgcccctcctcttcctcttctacaAGGAAGGCAATATCCTGTTGGAGGCTCTCAAGGAGTACAGGGAGGTGGAGGTGCTGCTGAGCGACAAGGCCAGAGACAGAG GGAGGGATgttcaggaggaggaggaagactgTTCAACAGACCAAACTTCACCTATCCCTGCCGCAACTCTCGACCAGTCACACGTGAGGACTGTGGAGCAGGATGAATCAGCTCCCCACAATGAGGAAGTGACTCCTGAGGAAGATGTGGGACCTGCCATTAAGAGGAACCCTGAGCCAGAGGAGGAGCCTGAGGTTGACAAGGACTCTAGCAGAAAATTTGTGGAAGCCATGATGGCTGATTGGCGAGAGGACTTAGAAGCGTTTCAGCAGATGGAGGATGAGCTTTGA